The Chryseobacterium sp. 52 genome includes a region encoding these proteins:
- a CDS encoding phosphoenolpyruvate carboxylase, which produces MIHDQRAEKFRQIVENKFQIYNSLFMSLPYDKMTNIGMLLPFLYEESRNGYEQGKTPEEIVEEFFKSHTDLKTEEQKLELLFKIIQYIERQVVLFDSIEDAAFPNLHSESDSGTVTNLFERSHQDHKLEKVREKLKDFTVKVVFTAHPTQFYPSSVQRIIQDLRGAITSDSVTQIDMLLQQLGKTPFVNKEKPTPVDEALSIISYLRYVYYDTIGELFTKIRKTFGNGHFHLHEDIIQLGFWPGGDRDGNPFVTADVTKRVAEELRSAILKSYYSHLKFIRRRLSFRGVSEILTQLSDELYGAIFNGNIITAEDILKRADEAEKILVNEHNSLFLDLLANFRDRVKIFGTHFATLDVRQDSRIHQKVIDDVFAKVYGGAEASEEEKFNKLIQLGEKVNADQFEDIVKDTLLTVSQVSTIQNLNGQRGMNRYIISNSDAVKDVMNVYAFFKICGYQDDEIKMDIVPLFETMEGLANSENVMNELYQNPVYKKHLQSRGNQQTIMLGFSDGTKDGGYLKANWEIYKAKEVLTKLSVQNGIKVVFFDGRGGPPARGGGKTHDFYASQGNTIANNKIELTIQGQTITSIFGNKEQAKYNFEQLLTAGVENDVFKNSKKDLTEKERKLIAELANISYQKYSDLKAHPMFVPYLQEMSTLEYYGKTNIGSRPSKRGNGSELKFEDLRAIPFVGSWSQLKQNVPGFFGFGFAMQQMKEQGRLEEVKELYKGSDFFKTLVLNSMMSMNKSYFPLTYYIKNNPKFGAFWTVLFDEYTLSRDIMLELTGFKMLQEEDPLSRKSVKIREKIVLPLLSIQQYALMKIQKGEGNKEAYEKLVTRSLFGNINASRNSA; this is translated from the coding sequence ATGATACACGACCAACGAGCAGAAAAATTCAGGCAGATCGTGGAAAATAAGTTCCAGATCTACAATTCATTATTTATGAGCCTGCCTTATGATAAAATGACCAATATCGGAATGCTTCTTCCCTTTCTTTATGAGGAAAGCAGAAACGGATACGAACAAGGAAAAACTCCGGAAGAAATTGTTGAGGAATTCTTTAAGAGCCATACAGATCTTAAGACCGAAGAGCAGAAACTTGAACTGCTTTTTAAAATCATACAGTATATCGAAAGACAGGTGGTTTTATTTGACAGTATTGAAGATGCTGCATTTCCCAATCTCCACTCTGAAAGCGATAGTGGAACCGTCACCAATCTGTTTGAACGTTCACACCAGGATCATAAGCTTGAAAAAGTTCGTGAAAAGCTGAAAGATTTTACCGTGAAAGTGGTCTTTACAGCACACCCGACTCAGTTTTATCCAAGTTCGGTGCAGAGAATCATTCAGGATCTGAGAGGGGCTATTACAAGTGATTCCGTTACCCAGATTGATATGCTCCTGCAGCAATTGGGAAAAACACCTTTTGTCAACAAAGAAAAACCAACTCCGGTAGATGAGGCGCTCAGTATTATTTCCTATTTAAGATACGTGTATTATGATACCATTGGTGAACTGTTTACGAAGATCAGAAAGACCTTCGGAAACGGGCATTTTCACCTTCACGAAGATATTATCCAGCTTGGTTTCTGGCCGGGTGGAGACAGAGACGGAAATCCGTTTGTGACCGCTGATGTTACAAAAAGAGTGGCAGAAGAACTTCGTTCAGCCATCCTGAAATCCTATTACAGTCATCTGAAATTTATCAGAAGAAGACTGAGCTTCAGAGGGGTTTCTGAAATATTGACTCAGTTGAGTGATGAACTCTATGGGGCGATCTTCAATGGAAATATAATTACAGCAGAAGATATTCTGAAAAGAGCCGATGAAGCAGAAAAAATATTGGTGAATGAGCACAATTCCCTGTTTTTAGACCTTCTGGCTAATTTCAGAGACCGTGTGAAAATTTTCGGAACCCATTTTGCCACACTCGATGTTCGTCAGGACAGCAGGATTCATCAGAAAGTAATTGATGATGTTTTTGCAAAAGTATATGGAGGTGCGGAGGCTTCGGAAGAAGAAAAATTCAATAAACTGATCCAGCTCGGTGAAAAAGTAAATGCGGACCAGTTTGAAGATATTGTTAAAGATACCTTACTGACCGTTTCACAAGTTTCCACAATCCAGAACCTGAATGGACAGAGAGGAATGAACCGTTATATTATTTCAAATTCCGATGCCGTAAAAGACGTGATGAATGTATATGCATTTTTTAAAATCTGCGGGTATCAGGATGATGAAATCAAAATGGATATCGTTCCGCTTTTTGAAACCATGGAAGGTCTTGCCAATTCTGAAAATGTAATGAACGAGCTGTATCAGAATCCGGTCTATAAAAAACATCTTCAAAGCAGAGGAAATCAACAGACCATTATGCTTGGCTTTTCAGACGGAACAAAAGATGGAGGATACCTGAAGGCAAACTGGGAAATTTATAAGGCTAAAGAAGTCCTAACTAAACTTTCCGTTCAGAATGGAATTAAAGTCGTGTTTTTTGACGGAAGAGGAGGCCCGCCGGCAAGAGGAGGAGGCAAGACCCACGATTTCTATGCATCACAGGGAAATACCATTGCCAACAACAAAATTGAGCTGACCATCCAGGGGCAGACGATTACCAGTATTTTTGGAAATAAGGAGCAGGCTAAATATAATTTTGAACAGCTTCTGACTGCCGGAGTTGAAAATGATGTCTTTAAAAACTCTAAAAAAGACCTTACCGAAAAAGAAAGAAAACTGATTGCCGAACTGGCAAATATCAGCTATCAAAAATATTCCGATCTGAAAGCACACCCCATGTTTGTTCCTTACCTTCAGGAGATGAGTACGCTGGAATATTATGGAAAAACAAATATCGGAAGCCGCCCGTCCAAAAGAGGAAATGGTAGTGAACTGAAATTTGAAGACCTTAGAGCAATCCCGTTTGTAGGTTCCTGGTCACAGCTGAAACAAAACGTTCCGGGATTCTTCGGATTTGGATTTGCAATGCAGCAGATGAAAGAGCAGGGAAGGTTAGAAGAAGTAAAAGAACTGTATAAAGGTTCAGATTTCTTTAAAACGTTGGTGTTAAACTCTATGATGAGTATGAACAAATCTTATTTCCCATTGACGTATTACATTAAAAATAATCCAAAATTCGGGGCATTCTGGACTGTACTTTTTGATGAGTATACACTTTCAAGGGATATTATGCTTGAGCTTACGGGATTCAAAATGCTGCAGGAAGAAGATCCATTGTCCAGAAAGTCAGTTAAAATACGCGAGAAGATTGTGTTACCTTTATTAAGTATCCAGCAATATGCACTGATGAAGATCCAGAAAGGAGAAGGCAATAAAGAAGCTTATGAAAAATTAGTCACACGTTCTTTATTCGGAAACATTAATGCGAGCAGGAACTCAGCTTAA
- a CDS encoding S8/S53 family peptidase has protein sequence MKKLLLFCLLVGYSAVNAQTELVFVYFTDKPNKAAFYANPLSELAQKSLNRRTSLGIPLNDQDAPIEQSYLQNLQNLGFTVTDYSKWLNGAAVNATPAQITILQAQPYVSSVGRFAKNNPSVPKTAAQNKWNSSSDTQKTLTLFDYGSGSAQIDQINVRPLHLAGFTGTGVSIAVIDAGFPFVDTGSAFERLRNNNQIKAVYDFVTKTNNVYSTSISNHGSAVLGAIGGYIKDIFVGSAPDADFYLYRSENAVGEVPEEELYWIEAAEEADRKGVDIITASLGYNIFDDPRYSYTYADMNGTTSFIARAAEIAANKGIFVLAAAGNSGVQPWHYLMTPADNAKVFTIGSVDSTGNSSGFSSYGPNSLGVVKPDGSARGTAGATVLNNALTAVNGTSIATPIAAGGVACFIQAFPSMNREQMRTKLRQTASLYPNHTDQMGYGILNFGSIYNQVLNTSEMVKKEKFAIFPNPVKNILNIASEREILSLEVYDNLGNLVRKNMGQKSIKVEDFPKGTYYLKILAKDQVFYEKFIKE, from the coding sequence ATGAAAAAACTTTTACTCTTTTGTCTTTTAGTGGGTTACTCTGCTGTAAATGCGCAGACAGAGCTTGTTTTTGTTTATTTTACCGACAAACCTAATAAAGCTGCTTTTTACGCCAATCCTCTTTCAGAACTGGCTCAAAAATCCCTCAACAGGCGTACTTCGCTGGGAATTCCGCTTAATGATCAGGATGCTCCTATTGAGCAGTCTTATCTTCAGAATCTTCAGAATCTCGGTTTTACCGTTACAGATTATTCCAAATGGCTCAACGGCGCTGCCGTCAATGCAACTCCGGCACAGATCACCATTCTTCAGGCACAGCCTTATGTATCCTCGGTAGGACGTTTTGCTAAAAATAATCCCTCTGTTCCTAAAACAGCCGCTCAAAATAAATGGAATTCCTCTTCTGATACCCAAAAAACGCTTACCCTTTTTGATTATGGATCAGGATCTGCACAGATTGACCAAATTAATGTAAGACCTCTTCATCTGGCCGGATTTACAGGAACGGGAGTTTCCATAGCCGTAATTGACGCAGGATTTCCTTTTGTAGATACCGGATCCGCTTTTGAAAGGCTGAGAAACAATAATCAGATCAAAGCGGTGTATGATTTCGTGACCAAAACAAACAACGTTTACAGTACGTCCATCAGCAATCATGGATCTGCGGTGCTGGGAGCCATTGGAGGCTATATCAAAGATATTTTTGTAGGATCCGCTCCTGATGCAGATTTCTACCTTTACCGCAGTGAAAATGCTGTGGGTGAAGTTCCTGAAGAGGAACTGTACTGGATAGAAGCAGCTGAGGAAGCAGACAGAAAAGGTGTTGATATTATTACAGCTTCTCTAGGATATAATATTTTTGACGATCCCAGATACAGTTATACCTACGCGGATATGAACGGAACGACCTCTTTTATTGCAAGAGCTGCTGAAATCGCTGCTAATAAAGGGATTTTTGTTCTTGCTGCCGCAGGAAACTCAGGTGTACAGCCATGGCATTACCTGATGACTCCGGCTGACAATGCCAAAGTTTTCACGATAGGTTCGGTAGATTCTACAGGAAATTCTTCGGGATTTTCATCTTATGGTCCCAATTCACTGGGTGTGGTAAAACCTGACGGAAGCGCCAGAGGAACAGCAGGTGCAACAGTCCTTAACAATGCATTAACTGCCGTTAACGGAACTTCAATTGCAACACCGATTGCTGCTGGTGGTGTAGCATGTTTTATTCAGGCCTTTCCTTCTATGAACAGGGAACAAATGAGAACAAAACTGCGACAAACCGCTTCCCTTTATCCCAATCATACAGATCAGATGGGCTATGGTATTCTTAACTTCGGAAGCATTTACAACCAGGTATTGAATACTTCAGAAATGGTGAAAAAAGAAAAATTTGCCATCTTCCCGAATCCGGTCAAAAATATTCTGAATATTGCTTCAGAACGTGAAATTCTATCGCTGGAAGTTTATGACAATCTAGGTAATTTGGTCAGAAAAAATATGGGGCAGAAATCGATCAAAGTGGAAGATTTTCCGAAAGGAACTTATTATCTGAAAATCCTGGCCAAAGATCAGGTCTTTTATGAGAAATTTATAAAAGAATAA
- a CDS encoding DegT/DnrJ/EryC1/StrS family aminotransferase → MKKIQMVDLQSQYYKIKNDVDNAVLNVMDSAAFINGPEVKSFQNELESYLDVKHVIPCANGTDALQIALMALDLKEGDEVITADFTFAATVEVIHLLKLKSVLVDVDYDTFTISTEEIKKAITPRTKAIIPVHIFGQTANMEEILKIAEEHNLYVVEDNAQAIGAEYTFSDGTQKYAGTMATVGTTSFFPSKNLGCYGDGGAIFTNNDELAHRLRGIVNHGMYERYYHDEVGVNSRLDSIQAAVLRKKLPHLDSYNEARRRAADYYDEAFAELTDILTPERSESSTHVFHQYTLRVLNGKRNELQKFLTEKEIPAMIYYPVALRKQKAYYQESNDADFVNTDKLLDQVISLPMHTELDEEQLKYITDAVIEFMK, encoded by the coding sequence ATGAAAAAAATTCAGATGGTTGACTTGCAAAGTCAGTATTACAAAATAAAGAATGATGTAGATAATGCAGTTTTAAATGTAATGGATTCTGCGGCTTTTATCAATGGCCCTGAAGTAAAGTCTTTCCAGAATGAATTGGAATCTTATTTAGATGTAAAGCATGTGATCCCGTGTGCAAACGGAACGGATGCTTTGCAGATCGCGCTGATGGCTTTGGACCTGAAAGAAGGTGACGAAGTAATCACTGCCGATTTTACTTTTGCGGCTACAGTAGAAGTTATTCATTTGCTTAAACTGAAGTCAGTTTTGGTAGATGTAGATTACGATACATTCACGATCTCTACGGAAGAAATTAAAAAAGCAATTACGCCAAGAACAAAAGCAATCATTCCGGTACATATTTTCGGACAGACTGCCAATATGGAAGAAATCCTAAAAATTGCAGAAGAACACAATCTATATGTGGTTGAAGACAATGCACAGGCAATAGGAGCAGAATATACATTTTCTGACGGAACTCAGAAATATGCAGGAACAATGGCAACGGTAGGAACTACTTCGTTCTTTCCTTCTAAAAACCTGGGGTGTTACGGTGATGGTGGCGCAATCTTCACAAACAATGATGAATTGGCACACCGTTTAAGAGGAATCGTTAACCATGGGATGTACGAAAGATATTATCATGATGAGGTAGGAGTGAATTCAAGATTAGACAGTATTCAGGCTGCCGTTTTAAGAAAAAAACTTCCTCACCTGGATTCTTACAACGAAGCGAGAAGAAGGGCTGCTGATTATTATGATGAAGCTTTTGCTGAACTTACAGATATCCTTACACCGGAAAGATCAGAAAGTTCTACCCATGTATTCCACCAGTATACATTGAGAGTTCTGAACGGAAAACGTAATGAACTTCAGAAATTCCTTACAGAGAAAGAAATTCCGGCAATGATCTATTATCCTGTAGCATTGAGAAAGCAAAAAGCATATTATCAGGAAAGCAATGATGCTGATTTTGTGAACACAGACAAGCTTCTTGATCAAGTGATCTCTCTGCCAATGCATACCGAACTAGACGAAGAGCAGCTGAAGTATATTACGGATGCTGTGATTGAGTTTATGAAGTAG
- the galE gene encoding UDP-glucose 4-epimerase GalE — MAVLVTGGLGYIGSHTVVELLNDGFEVVIVDDLSNSERFILKNIEEITGKKPFFYPFDLRRRELLTQVFDAHKIEGCINFAASKAVGESQVKPVDYYENNLFTLINILQEFKERGLSNFIFSSSCTVYGQAEKMPIDENTPLKLPESVYGKTKQMGEQILTDFAKAYNRRVSLLRYFNPIGAHPSGKLGELPMGVPNNLVPYVMQTAAGIREKLNIWGDDYDTEDGTPVRDYIYVVDLAKAHVSALKKLMQSSEEEVIDIFNLGTGKGLSVLDVVKAFEIANDVKVPYQICPRREGDITVAYANADKAEKELHWKSDTPLKESLRTVWKWQLYLNSQTI, encoded by the coding sequence ATGGCAGTACTTGTTACGGGCGGGCTTGGATACATCGGTTCCCATACAGTGGTAGAACTTCTTAACGATGGTTTTGAAGTGGTTATTGTAGACGATTTATCCAATTCGGAGAGATTTATTTTAAAGAATATCGAAGAGATTACAGGCAAAAAGCCGTTTTTTTATCCTTTTGATTTAAGGAGAAGAGAACTTCTTACTCAGGTTTTTGATGCTCATAAGATCGAAGGGTGTATTAATTTTGCTGCTTCCAAAGCAGTAGGAGAGAGCCAGGTAAAACCTGTGGATTACTATGAGAATAACCTGTTCACTCTGATCAATATTCTTCAGGAATTTAAAGAAAGAGGGCTCTCGAATTTTATTTTCAGTTCTTCATGTACGGTGTACGGACAGGCTGAGAAAATGCCAATCGATGAGAATACACCATTGAAGCTTCCTGAAAGTGTTTATGGGAAAACCAAGCAGATGGGAGAGCAGATTTTAACTGATTTTGCAAAAGCGTACAACAGAAGAGTTTCTCTTTTGAGATACTTTAACCCTATCGGTGCCCATCCGTCAGGGAAACTGGGTGAACTTCCAATGGGAGTTCCTAATAATCTGGTTCCTTATGTGATGCAGACGGCAGCCGGAATTCGTGAAAAGCTGAATATCTGGGGAGACGATTATGATACGGAAGATGGAACACCAGTCCGTGATTATATTTATGTTGTTGATTTGGCTAAAGCTCATGTAAGTGCTCTTAAAAAACTCATGCAGAGCAGCGAAGAAGAAGTGATCGATATCTTTAATTTAGGAACAGGAAAGGGCTTATCGGTGCTGGATGTTGTGAAAGCATTTGAAATTGCAAATGATGTGAAAGTTCCTTATCAGATCTGTCCAAGAAGAGAAGGGGATATCACTGTTGCCTATGCCAATGCAGATAAAGCTGAAAAAGAGCTTCACTGGAAGTCTGATACCCCGCTGAAGGAATCTCTGAGAACGGTATGGAAATGGCAGCTGTATCTGAATTCACAGACCATTTAA
- a CDS encoding adenylyltransferase/cytidyltransferase family protein encodes MKTERIGITFSSFDLLHAGHIKMLEEAKTVCDYLIVGLQIDPSHDRPNKNRPSQTIVERYIQLKAVNAVDEIIPYYTEEDLQDILKSFVIDVRIIGDDYMDRDFTGKKYCEEKGIEIFYNKRDHRFSTSDLRRRIYEAEKEKYEAEIIK; translated from the coding sequence ATGAAAACAGAAAGAATAGGCATTACATTCTCTTCATTTGATCTGCTTCATGCAGGACACATCAAAATGCTTGAAGAAGCTAAAACAGTATGCGATTATTTAATTGTAGGACTTCAGATTGACCCATCTCACGACCGTCCGAATAAAAATAGGCCAAGTCAGACTATTGTAGAAAGATACATTCAGTTAAAGGCCGTAAATGCGGTTGACGAGATCATTCCTTATTACACCGAAGAAGATTTGCAGGATATTCTGAAGTCTTTTGTGATCGATGTAAGGATTATTGGTGATGATTATATGGACAGAGATTTTACAGGAAAGAAATACTGTGAGGAAAAAGGGATTGAGATCTTTTACAACAAGAGAGACCATAGGTTTTCCACCAGTGACCTGAGAAGAAGAATCTATGAAGCTGAAAAAGAAAAATATGAAGCTGAAATTATAAAATAA
- a CDS encoding TonB-dependent receptor domain-containing protein, protein MNQTEIVNIFTRKTLALTFVLSAAAMAFAQEKAGVTGMIVNKNNQPVPYASVTFSNKANKTLSDAVLTDEKGQYKLELAPGNYDITVEAIDYKKSIVNKSISGAGNIGALSIDAETTSTAGAKTQEIQGVVITAAATKPYKVELDKRTYDPSQDIVSKGGNLQDVLSNVPSVSVDTDGTVSMRGSSNVKFLINGKPSALLGIDDGANALQSIPADQIEKIEVITNPSSKFEASGTAGILNIILKKNKKTGFNGSVTGTLGYLPQTALNTNLSWRKGKFTWFLNGGGGYRESKNTSRTDAIFNSGINKEQHNESISKNKSDNYNASGGLTFDISDKTSVNASGTVRTFDSDNKGNINYFDYPFVGTNVFRQRSSIGSGNNLAFQGDFGLDHKFDDKGQNLALSLSVQRNRSNNDSDISDATNGAFKLQDLIDQHTVNKSIIAKADYELPIGENSKIEAGYRLDANNNDYSNIVMRRKNTDLAPNYLNKYTYDANYKEMFNAFYVQFRSKIGKLGYQLGLRDEVSQVDINYVNKAGEAVIKSKNYNNLFPSVFLSYEIAKDNQFLLNYSRRIDRPRSFFLIPNPNYSDNQNIFDGNIDLNPSYVDSYEIGYSISKKNFTINPTLYYRHSTDDVKMLVYDEIVPATPTEDAMTVFHTKPINLGTDDRYGLDLNFNWDATKWLKFLGNVDLFGYKTTGVYFDSTIMDKPAPFEGKGFSTRARLTSTFKVDKTFSFQVQGFYRGGQKTESIDRKDMYAVNFGASKTIWKGNGTLSFNIQDIFNTRSMQSTAYGANYTRDNYMQWQPRQFALSLTYRFKQGEKVEQPKRKKDINANEGGDDQQGPM, encoded by the coding sequence ATGAATCAGACGGAAATTGTCAACATTTTCACCAGAAAAACGCTAGCGCTTACTTTTGTCCTTTCCGCAGCTGCCATGGCATTTGCTCAGGAAAAAGCGGGTGTTACGGGAATGATTGTCAACAAAAACAACCAGCCGGTTCCTTATGCTTCTGTAACGTTCAGCAATAAAGCGAACAAAACATTAAGCGATGCTGTGCTTACCGACGAAAAAGGACAGTACAAACTGGAACTAGCTCCCGGAAATTATGATATTACAGTAGAAGCTATTGACTATAAAAAAAGTATAGTTAACAAAAGTATTTCCGGCGCCGGAAACATCGGAGCTTTGTCTATTGATGCCGAAACTACAAGTACAGCCGGAGCGAAGACACAGGAGATACAGGGAGTGGTGATCACTGCTGCAGCTACGAAACCTTACAAAGTGGAACTTGACAAAAGAACGTACGACCCTTCTCAGGATATTGTAAGTAAGGGAGGAAATCTTCAGGATGTTCTTTCTAATGTTCCTTCTGTTTCAGTGGATACGGACGGTACTGTTTCTATGAGAGGAAGCTCTAATGTAAAATTCTTAATCAACGGAAAGCCTTCTGCTCTTCTTGGTATTGATGACGGAGCCAATGCCTTACAAAGTATTCCTGCGGATCAGATTGAGAAAATTGAAGTGATTACCAATCCATCTTCAAAATTTGAAGCCAGTGGTACAGCAGGTATTTTAAATATTATTTTAAAGAAGAATAAAAAAACAGGTTTTAACGGAAGTGTTACCGGGACTCTGGGATACCTTCCGCAAACAGCTCTTAATACGAACTTAAGCTGGAGAAAAGGAAAATTCACATGGTTTTTAAACGGTGGTGGTGGCTACAGAGAATCTAAAAACACCAGCAGAACAGATGCCATATTCAACAGCGGTATTAATAAGGAGCAGCATAATGAATCTATCAGCAAAAATAAAAGTGATAACTATAATGCTTCAGGTGGACTGACATTTGATATTTCTGATAAAACTTCAGTGAATGCCTCCGGAACCGTAAGAACTTTTGACAGTGATAATAAAGGAAATATCAATTATTTTGATTATCCATTCGTAGGTACAAATGTTTTCAGACAGAGATCAAGTATTGGAAGCGGAAATAATCTTGCATTTCAGGGAGACTTTGGCCTGGATCATAAATTTGATGATAAAGGACAGAATCTAGCTCTTTCACTGAGTGTGCAGAGAAACCGTTCAAATAATGACAGCGATATCAGTGATGCAACCAATGGTGCTTTCAAACTTCAGGATCTTATCGACCAGCATACAGTCAACAAATCCATAATAGCCAAAGCTGATTATGAACTTCCAATCGGAGAAAATTCTAAGATAGAAGCTGGTTACAGACTAGATGCTAACAATAACGACTACAGCAACATCGTGATGCGTCGTAAAAATACTGATCTGGCTCCAAATTACCTTAATAAATATACTTATGATGCCAACTACAAAGAAATGTTCAATGCATTCTACGTTCAGTTCAGAAGTAAAATAGGAAAATTAGGATATCAGTTAGGACTTAGAGACGAAGTATCTCAAGTTGATATCAACTACGTAAACAAGGCAGGAGAGGCAGTGATTAAATCTAAAAATTACAACAATCTTTTCCCAAGTGTATTTTTAAGCTATGAAATTGCAAAAGACAATCAGTTTTTACTGAACTACTCACGAAGAATAGACCGCCCGCGCTCTTTCTTTTTAATCCCTAATCCAAACTACAGCGATAATCAGAATATTTTTGACGGAAATATTGATCTGAACCCTTCTTATGTAGACTCTTATGAGATAGGATACAGTATTTCTAAAAAGAATTTTACTATTAACCCTACTCTTTACTACAGACATTCAACGGATGATGTAAAGATGCTTGTATATGATGAGATTGTACCGGCTACCCCTACTGAAGATGCAATGACTGTATTTCATACAAAACCTATTAACCTGGGGACAGATGACCGCTACGGATTGGATCTTAACTTTAACTGGGATGCTACAAAATGGCTTAAGTTTTTAGGAAACGTAGATTTATTCGGTTATAAAACAACGGGAGTATATTTTGATTCTACGATTATGGACAAGCCTGCACCATTTGAAGGAAAAGGATTTTCTACCAGAGCGAGGCTTACTTCAACCTTTAAAGTTGATAAAACATTCAGCTTCCAGGTACAAGGATTCTACAGAGGAGGACAAAAAACAGAAAGTATTGACAGAAAAGATATGTATGCTGTGAATTTCGGAGCCTCTAAAACAATATGGAAAGGCAATGGTACTCTAAGTTTCAACATCCAGGATATCTTTAATACCAGATCTATGCAGTCTACCGCATACGGAGCTAATTATACAAGAGACAACTATATGCAATGGCAACCCAGACAGTTTGCTTTATCTCTTACCTACAGATTCAAGCAGGGTGAGAAAGTAGAGCAACCTAAAAGGAAAAAAGACATCAATGCCAATGAAGGCGGCGATGATCAGCAAGGTCCAATGTAA
- the mltG gene encoding endolytic transglycosylase MltG, protein MKKTVLIIALLIFGAAGFFGFRFYNKYYGNNVEKDGYVLIPHKADFKQILDSVGPYVKDKEAFETVARDKDLDKFFKPGRYHFQSGAGNTNLVNMIKAGNQAENSFRIGDFGDMYQMIGKVTKKTELDSLHFVNDLNQVAVEKGYKNAEDLKKYFFIDTYNFFWTVSPREFFKKFDEQYHDFWTSERKNKEQQSGLTRDQIYSLASIVYKESGGKKDEMKTIAGLYLNRYRKGMKLQSDPTVIYAINKQTNFKEPIKRVLYKHLSTPSPYNTYANAGIPPGPICVVDKNSVDAVLDAESNNYIFMCADPSRFGYHKFTASAEQHAINAKAYQDWLNSKNIK, encoded by the coding sequence ATGAAAAAAACTGTTCTTATTATCGCTCTGCTTATTTTTGGAGCGGCAGGATTTTTTGGTTTTAGATTTTATAATAAATATTACGGAAACAACGTCGAAAAGGATGGCTATGTTTTGATACCTCATAAAGCAGATTTCAAGCAAATCCTTGACTCCGTGGGACCGTATGTAAAAGATAAGGAAGCTTTTGAAACGGTGGCCAGAGACAAGGATCTTGACAAGTTTTTTAAACCCGGCCGTTACCACTTTCAATCAGGAGCCGGAAACACAAACCTTGTGAATATGATCAAGGCCGGAAACCAGGCAGAAAACAGCTTCAGAATCGGAGATTTCGGAGACATGTACCAGATGATAGGAAAGGTCACCAAAAAAACTGAGCTGGATTCTTTGCATTTTGTTAATGATCTCAATCAGGTGGCCGTAGAAAAAGGGTATAAAAATGCGGAGGACTTAAAAAAATATTTCTTCATCGATACTTATAATTTTTTCTGGACGGTAAGTCCGAGAGAGTTTTTCAAAAAGTTTGATGAACAGTACCATGATTTTTGGACAAGCGAAAGAAAAAACAAGGAACAACAGTCCGGCCTGACCAGGGATCAGATTTATTCTCTTGCGTCTATCGTGTATAAAGAGTCCGGAGGAAAAAAAGACGAAATGAAAACGATCGCAGGATTATACCTGAACCGCTACAGAAAAGGAATGAAGCTCCAGTCTGATCCTACGGTGATCTATGCGATCAATAAGCAGACTAACTTTAAAGAACCGATCAAAAGGGTACTTTATAAGCACTTATCTACACCATCACCTTATAACACCTACGCCAACGCAGGAATTCCTCCGGGACCTATCTGTGTAGTAGACAAAAACTCTGTAGACGCAGTTTTGGATGCAGAAAGCAACAATTATATATTTATGTGTGCTGATCCTTCAAGGTTTGGTTACCACAAGTTTACAGCCAGCGCGGAACAGCATGCCATCAATGCAAAAGCGTATCAGGACTGGCTGAATTCTAAAAATATAAAATAA